One Candidatus Paceibacterota bacterium genomic region harbors:
- a CDS encoding isoprenylcysteine carboxylmethyltransferase family protein, with translation MDNETHQPNTHHDVPHVKIYPPVVVTATIAFGLLMQFLFPLPVIASSFFRGIGFMLTIGAMLILWWSDVTFKNVGTHSNPTRATTDLVITGPHEYSRNPMYLAFLILTFGIGLWVGTLWLIILDIAQYAILDYLVVIPEEHYLSRKFGERYKRYTEKVRRWL, from the coding sequence ATGGACAACGAAACTCATCAACCAAATACTCATCACGACGTACCTCACGTGAAGATTTACCCGCCCGTCGTCGTCACTGCGACCATCGCTTTCGGCCTCCTGATGCAGTTCCTCTTCCCCTTGCCGGTCATTGCATCTTCGTTCTTTAGAGGCATCGGCTTTATGCTTACTATCGGCGCAATGCTTATCCTCTGGTGGTCGGATGTAACATTCAAAAACGTCGGTACTCATTCCAATCCGACACGCGCGACCACTGACTTGGTCATAACCGGCCCGCATGAATACAGCCGTAATCCAATGTATCTTGCTTTTCTAATTTTGACCTTCGGTATCGGGCTGTGGGTTGGGACGCTCTGGCTTATTATTCTCGATATTGCTCAATACGCCATCCTCGACTATTTGGTCGTAATCCCGGAAGAACATTATCTCTCGCGCAAATTCGGCGAGCGCTACAAACGATATACAGAAAAAGTTCGTCGTTGGCTATGA
- the rpsT gene encoding 30S ribosomal protein S20 has translation MAITASAKKAIRNSKRKHEVNLKHKKSVTDVRKDIEKLVAKKDLKAAVALLPKAYQAIDKSMKLGLLKKNTAARRKSRLARLVSAK, from the coding sequence ATGGCAATCACCGCATCAGCAAAAAAGGCTATCAGGAACTCCAAGCGCAAGCACGAGGTCAACTTGAAGCACAAGAAAAGCGTCACCGATGTCCGCAAAGACATAGAGAAATTGGTGGCCAAGAAAGACCTTAAGGCCGCTGTAGCGCTCCTCCCCAAGGCCTATCAGGCAATCGACAAATCAATGAAGCTCGGGCTACTTAAGAAAAACACCGCCGCCCGCCGAAAATCTCGCCTAGCCAGACTAGTCAGCGCGAAATAA
- a CDS encoding helix-turn-helix domain-containing protein, which produces MAGNRYSDEVRKEAVRLHKLGKPYSEISEILGVSSKGTLSYWLGSITGYKKDSKKQKDHLARVRPLAFAALRHRTEVQTQDCTNKVKKIIESGSENFSDLFYLKSLLSMLYWAEGAKGTGGGGIKFANTDPVMHRLFITLLRKVYIIDNAHFSIHLHLHYYHSITDAKKFWSEVLSVPLERFKKPYFKKRSVTKRYRKNFKGICYVYYGDSNIRRELLELGTQLGHTLTSSREPNFMVK; this is translated from the coding sequence ATGGCTGGCAATAGATATTCAGATGAGGTTAGGAAAGAGGCCGTTCGTCTGCATAAGTTAGGGAAACCATACTCGGAAATTTCTGAAATTTTAGGCGTTTCCTCAAAAGGCACTCTTTCCTACTGGCTTGGTTCTATCACTGGATACAAAAAAGACTCCAAGAAACAGAAAGACCATTTGGCCCGTGTCCGCCCTCTTGCATTTGCAGCCCTGAGGCACCGAACCGAAGTTCAAACACAAGATTGCACCAATAAGGTTAAGAAGATTATTGAATCTGGAAGTGAAAACTTTAGTGATTTGTTCTACCTTAAATCACTACTCTCAATGTTGTACTGGGCAGAAGGCGCAAAAGGGACCGGCGGAGGCGGGATTAAGTTTGCGAATACTGACCCCGTAATGCATCGTCTTTTCATTACCCTGTTGCGCAAAGTTTATATCATAGATAACGCCCACTTCTCCATTCATCTTCATCTCCACTATTATCATAGTATTACTGACGCAAAAAAATTCTGGTCGGAAGTGTTGAGTGTTCCCCTAGAAAGATTTAAAAAACCATATTTTAAAAAGCGAAGTGTGACGAAACGATATCGCAAAAACTTTAAAGGGATTTGCTACGTGTATTACGGCGACAGCAATATTCGGCGCGAATTACTCGAATTAGGAACTCAATTAGGCCACACTCTTACCTCTTCCCGAGAGCCAAATTTTATGGTAAAGTAA
- a CDS encoding DUF378 domain-containing protein, with product MMGSCDGKNHCAMMKLGHWLILIGALNWGVFGLGMLVGKSDTWNILRMLLGNMPVVEGVVYLLVGVSAVMKLIGCHCKTCCSGVK from the coding sequence ATGATGGGTTCATGTGATGGTAAGAATCACTGCGCGATGATGAAGTTGGGCCACTGGCTCATCCTCATCGGTGCTTTGAACTGGGGGGTGTTTGGTCTTGGTATGCTTGTGGGCAAGAGTGACACCTGGAACATTCTTCGAATGTTGCTCGGCAACATGCCGGTAGTGGAAGGTGTTGTTTATCTGCTGGTCGGTGTCTCCGCTGTGATGAAGCTCATCGGCTGTCACTGCAAGACCTGCTGTTCGGGTGTAAAATAA
- the mutM gene encoding bifunctional DNA-formamidopyrimidine glycosylase/DNA-(apurinic or apyrimidinic site) lyase has protein sequence MPELPEVHTTVTGLNAVLPGLVITDVWTGWPKQIKGHNFKDFKKLLIGKKFLSVSRQAKNVLIHLSGGMTLRVHMKMTGQLLFDRPNSKYIHQRFFLSKGHELSFSDLRKFGRVELIETSKLHEHETLKTLGPDPFDKKLTLKVLLARLLRRPNLPIKLALLDQTIISGIGNIYADESLWDAGIIPTRKAKDVSPAESGAILKSMRKILTKSIKLGGDSKSDYRNIYGEKGGFQNHHMAYRMTGEACKKKGCGGIIKRIVLGSRSTHFCPKHQH, from the coding sequence ATGCCGGAACTGCCTGAAGTACATACCACTGTTACAGGGCTTAATGCGGTGTTGCCCGGGCTTGTTATTACTGACGTTTGGACGGGCTGGCCCAAGCAGATCAAGGGTCACAATTTCAAAGACTTTAAGAAATTACTGATAGGCAAAAAGTTTCTTTCAGTATCGCGTCAGGCGAAAAATGTTTTAATTCATCTCTCCGGCGGAATGACCTTGCGCGTTCATATGAAAATGACCGGCCAACTGCTCTTCGACCGACCGAACTCTAAATATATTCACCAGAGATTTTTCTTGTCGAAAGGGCACGAGCTTTCTTTCTCCGACCTGCGTAAATTCGGCCGAGTCGAACTTATCGAAACTTCTAAACTTCATGAGCACGAGACACTTAAAACACTCGGCCCCGACCCTTTTGATAAAAAACTTACGTTGAAAGTTTTGCTCGCGCGTTTATTACGCCGACCGAATCTGCCTATCAAACTCGCCCTGCTGGATCAGACTATAATATCCGGTATCGGCAATATCTACGCCGATGAGTCGTTATGGGACGCAGGGATTATCCCGACGCGAAAAGCAAAAGATGTATCCCCAGCAGAATCCGGTGCGATATTAAAATCAATGCGCAAGATTCTGACTAAATCGATTAAACTCGGCGGTGATTCTAAATCAGACTACCGCAATATCTACGGCGAGAAGGGCGGCTTTCAAAATCATCATATGGCATATCGCATGACGGGCGAGGCGTGCAAAAAGAAGGGCTGTGGTGGTATAATAAAGCGCATAGTATTAGGCAGTCGCTCAACACACTTCTGCCCGAAGCACCAGCATTAA
- the ruvX gene encoding Holliday junction resolvase RuvX, translated as MKYLGVDYGTKRIGLAVSDDEGSMAFPYTVVPNRGIMHAADDIVMACRNKKIDAIVIGESLNYALEDNPIMKHIRTLAQHLKDKINLPIFYEDETLSSAHAERTQACPPSLRRPEQGRSRSGRGKNELLDASAAAIILNSFLEKQKNKK; from the coding sequence ATGAAATATCTAGGCGTGGATTATGGGACGAAGCGGATAGGCCTGGCCGTCTCGGATGATGAGGGGAGCATGGCCTTCCCCTATACTGTCGTACCGAACAGAGGCATCATGCATGCGGCCGATGATATCGTTATGGCTTGCCGGAATAAAAAGATAGACGCGATTGTCATCGGCGAGTCACTCAACTATGCGCTCGAGGATAATCCTATAATGAAGCACATTCGGACGCTCGCCCAGCATTTGAAGGATAAGATAAACCTGCCGATATTTTATGAAGACGAGACGCTGTCATCCGCCCATGCAGAACGTACGCAAGCCTGCCCGCCATCACTGCGTCGGCCAGAACAGGGCCGTTCACGCAGTGGGCGGGGTAAAAATGAATTATTAGACGCCTCCGCCGCGGCGATAATACTGAACAGCTTCTTGGAAAAGCAGAAGAATAAAAAATAG
- the murE gene encoding UDP-N-acetylmuramyl-tripeptide synthetase, whose amino-acid sequence MDTDESLNRFRKFIPEKLFRAGQPIYHYLLAVWGAARYKFPSRKIKVVAITGTKGKTTTAELVSAILEEAGYKTALASTLRFKIGKESERNMFKMTMPGRSFLQNFLRQAVEEKCDWAVVEMTSNGAQQFRHKFISLDALIFTNISPEHIESHGSYENYLAAKLAIAHSLEKSWKKNKVLVVNKDSQDSDKFLAINVPQKVAYNIGDAKPFTLKEDSSELNIFRERIVTKLAGEFNAYNILAAAMFAKSQGIAPDVIKRAIEKFQGVPGRLEKVVIDPSRFPEEVRAKFPAGRIEPPYTVIVDYAHTADSLEKLYKVFPNSHKICVLGSCGGGRDKWKRPQMGKIAAEYCDTIILTNEDPYDEDPQTIVEEIAKGMGRRKYRIIMDRREAIRAAIAEAKKNNVVLISGKGTDPYIMGTNGTKEPWSDYEVAQEEILRAMKLT is encoded by the coding sequence ATGGATACCGATGAAAGCCTGAATAGATTTAGGAAGTTCATACCCGAGAAGCTTTTCCGGGCCGGCCAGCCTATTTACCATTATCTTTTGGCTGTCTGGGGTGCCGCTCGTTACAAATTCCCTTCGCGCAAAATAAAAGTGGTGGCGATAACGGGCACCAAGGGTAAGACAACGACGGCAGAACTGGTCTCTGCGATATTAGAAGAAGCTGGCTATAAAACCGCTCTAGCTTCTACCCTGCGCTTCAAGATTGGTAAAGAGTCCGAACGCAACATGTTCAAGATGACGATGCCGGGCAGATCGTTCCTGCAAAATTTCTTGCGCCAAGCGGTTGAGGAGAAGTGCGACTGGGCGGTTGTCGAGATGACCAGTAACGGCGCCCAACAGTTCCGCCATAAGTTCATCTCGCTCGATGCATTAATATTTACGAACATCTCCCCGGAACATATCGAGTCGCACGGCTCGTATGAAAATTATCTGGCCGCCAAGCTCGCCATCGCCCACTCACTCGAGAAATCATGGAAGAAGAATAAAGTCTTGGTGGTGAACAAAGACAGTCAGGACTCTGACAAATTTTTAGCTATTAATGTGCCCCAAAAGGTGGCTTACAATATCGGCGATGCCAAACCATTCACCCTCAAAGAAGATTCTTCAGAATTAAATATTTTTAGAGAAAGAATTGTGACGAAACTCGCCGGCGAGTTCAACGCTTACAACATCTTGGCCGCCGCCATGTTCGCGAAAAGTCAGGGTATCGCACCGGACGTTATTAAGCGCGCCATCGAGAAGTTCCAAGGCGTCCCGGGCCGGCTGGAGAAAGTGGTTATCGATCCATCGCGCTTCCCCGAGGAGGTGCGCGCCAAGTTCCCTGCCGGTCGCATCGAGCCGCCTTATACTGTAATAGTGGACTACGCCCATACTGCCGACTCTTTAGAGAAGTTATATAAAGTTTTCCCTAATTCACACAAGATTTGCGTGCTTGGCTCGTGCGGGGGCGGGCGGGATAAATGGAAGCGTCCACAGATGGGCAAGATAGCGGCAGAATATTGCGATACAATCATTCTGACCAATGAAGATCCGTATGACGAAGACCCGCAAACGATAGTTGAGGAAATAGCAAAGGGTATGGGCCGCCGCAAATATCGCATCATAATGGACAGACGCGAAGCGATAAGAGCGGCAATAGCCGAGGCGAAGAAAAATAATGTGGTCTTAATCTCCGGCAAAGGCACCGACCCGTACATCATGGGCACGAATGGCACTAAAGAACCATGGAGCGACTACGAAGTAGCGCAAGAAGAAATATTGCGTGCGATGAAACTTACTTAG
- the ruvA gene encoding Holliday junction branch migration protein RuvA — MIAQIEGTVLNIEEKAAVISLGGLGLRVFCLPETLATLQSAKDLGEPARLFTYLVVREDALDLYGFLTTDERALFELIISISGIGPKKALAVLSAAPATTLKRAVLSNDASYLTKVSGIGKKIADKIVLELKDKITSLGGDLADSPLMNEDRDALSALIALGYAHTEAREALQKVPADVTGLNKRIKEALKQIGK, encoded by the coding sequence ATGATTGCGCAGATTGAGGGAACTGTTCTGAATATTGAAGAAAAAGCGGCTGTTATCAGCCTTGGCGGCCTTGGTTTGCGGGTTTTCTGCCTGCCGGAGACATTAGCAACCCTGCAATCGGCCAAGGATCTAGGCGAGCCGGCCCGGCTCTTTACTTATCTCGTCGTTCGCGAGGATGCGCTGGATCTTTACGGCTTCTTGACGACCGACGAGCGAGCATTATTCGAACTTATAATAAGCATCTCTGGCATCGGCCCCAAGAAGGCGCTGGCCGTGCTCTCTGCCGCTCCCGCCACTACCCTTAAGCGCGCCGTTCTATCTAACGACGCTTCATATCTGACGAAAGTCTCCGGTATCGGCAAAAAAATCGCGGATAAAATCGTACTGGAGCTCAAAGATAAAATAACAAGTCTGGGCGGAGATTTGGCCGATAGCCCGCTTATGAATGAAGATAGAGACGCGCTTTCTGCTTTGATAGCGCTCGGTTACGCGCACACAGAGGCGCGAGAAGCATTGCAAAAAGTCCCGGCAGACGTGACCGGTCTTAATAAACGTATCAAAGAGGCCTTGAAGCAAATTGGTAAATAA
- the pilM gene encoding type IV pilus assembly protein PilM → MKSSFSAFFPLPNSLVRPAVGLDVSDESIKLIELSYAGGQARLKQFAELPIPPGAIVAGQIKQPADLTMVLASIRKRYNIFQANVSLPEELTYVTKVRVALAPKVDIREQIGLHLDEYVPLPPQETEFDFELIAEQGDSIDCAVVALPRETVTSYLGAFKESGIEPLAFEIEAQAVARSLIKSDDTDTIMTVDFGKARTGLAIVSEGRVLFSATLPFGGRYNTNIVMQMEKLDEAKAEALKRNSGLSRASGHEELYSMLLSHISVLRDEMNKYLLFWGSHKKEGEADPKPVNRIILAGGESNLLGLPEYLSATLGLKVVMGNPWINAFSLDEYIPPIEQPASLRYATAIGLALRANVIFS, encoded by the coding sequence ATGAAGTCTTCTTTCAGCGCTTTTTTTCCTTTGCCCAATAGTTTGGTCCGGCCGGCTGTGGGCTTGGATGTCTCTGATGAATCTATCAAGCTTATCGAGCTGTCGTACGCAGGGGGACAGGCGAGGCTCAAGCAGTTTGCCGAGCTACCGATACCGCCCGGTGCCATCGTGGCGGGGCAGATCAAACAGCCGGCCGACCTGACGATGGTGCTAGCCTCTATACGCAAGAGATATAATATTTTCCAAGCGAATGTGTCGTTGCCGGAAGAATTAACTTATGTTACTAAAGTTCGCGTAGCGCTAGCACCCAAGGTGGATATTCGCGAGCAGATAGGATTGCATTTGGACGAATACGTACCTCTTCCTCCGCAAGAAACGGAATTTGATTTTGAACTAATCGCCGAGCAGGGCGACAGTATTGACTGCGCAGTGGTTGCTCTGCCGAGAGAGACGGTCACCAGCTATCTCGGCGCCTTTAAAGAGTCGGGGATAGAGCCGTTGGCATTTGAGATCGAAGCGCAAGCCGTGGCACGGTCGCTAATAAAGTCGGACGACACCGATACGATAATGACAGTGGACTTCGGCAAGGCAAGGACGGGCCTGGCGATAGTGAGCGAAGGCCGAGTGCTTTTCTCGGCGACACTGCCCTTTGGTGGCAGATACAATACTAATATCGTCATGCAGATGGAGAAACTTGATGAGGCCAAGGCGGAGGCGCTCAAGCGTAACTCCGGCTTGTCGCGTGCGTCCGGCCACGAAGAATTATACTCCATGCTCCTATCTCACATTTCCGTTTTGCGCGACGAGATGAACAAGTACCTCCTATTCTGGGGTTCTCACAAGAAGGAGGGTGAGGCCGATCCCAAACCGGTCAACAGAATAATTCTCGCCGGTGGTGAATCAAACCTGCTCGGGTTGCCGGAATACCTGTCGGCCACGCTGGGTCTTAAGGTGGTGATGGGGAATCCCTGGATCAATGCGTTCTCGCTTGATGAATATATCCCGCCGATCGAACAGCCGGCCTCGCTCCGGTACGCGACAGCTATCGGGCTCGCCTTGCGCGCCAACGTAATTTTCTCCTAA
- a CDS encoding GIY-YIG nuclease family protein, with protein sequence MSCVYVLLSEKTGKRYVGSSHENIPDIRLRAHNAGKTSSTKAGRPWKLIHTESCEDFTEARKRENWLKSGTGREYLDKLFETRRRDRIVGLVRRT encoded by the coding sequence ATGTCCTGTGTCTATGTTCTTCTAAGCGAGAAAACTGGGAAGCGTTACGTTGGGTCAAGCCACGAGAATATTCCTGATATAAGGTTACGAGCGCACAATGCCGGAAAAACCAGTTCAACAAAAGCAGGACGACCTTGGAAATTGATTCATACCGAATCCTGTGAAGATTTTACCGAGGCGAGAAAAAGGGAGAACTGGTTGAAGTCGGGGACGGGGCGAGAGTATCTTGATAAATTATTCGAAACAAGGCGGAGGGATCGCATAGTTGGTCTAGTGCGCCGCACTTGA
- a CDS encoding RNA methyltransferase, which produces MILILHNIRSVYNVGAIFRTADAAGVSKIYLTGYTPSPLDRFGSIRKDITKTALGAEKSVSWEQHPSLSYAIAQLREECFNIVALEQAENSVDYKTFKSSGKTALIIGEERFGITQDILDQCDSIIEIPMKGKKESLNVSVATGIALFRILNI; this is translated from the coding sequence ATGATCCTCATTCTTCATAACATCCGCAGTGTTTATAACGTCGGGGCGATATTCCGCACCGCAGATGCTGCCGGGGTTTCTAAAATATACCTGACCGGCTACACCCCATCCCCATTAGACCGCTTCGGCAGTATACGAAAGGATATTACGAAGACGGCATTAGGCGCCGAGAAGTCTGTTTCTTGGGAACAACACCCCTCCCTATCCTACGCGATAGCGCAACTTAGGGAGGAGTGTTTTAATATCGTCGCGCTTGAGCAAGCCGAGAATTCCGTAGACTATAAAACCTTCAAATCGTCAGGAAAAACGGCTTTAATAATCGGCGAAGAGAGATTCGGCATCACGCAAGACATCCTAGACCAATGTGACAGCATTATAGAAATCCCGATGAAAGGAAAGAAAGAATCGCTCAATGTGTCCGTGGCCACCGGCATCGCCCTGTTCAGAATTCTAAATATTTAG
- a CDS encoding phosphoribosylglycinamide synthetase C domain-containing protein: protein MEKKRFLFVSLDGLIGDIAWQLVKEGNDVKYFIEHKEEREVSDGFVEKIDDWESHVDWADVIIFDDVLGQGKKAKKLRDAGKLVVGGTPYTDMLEDDRNFGQEELKKYGVSIVPYNDFTSFDDAIAFVQANPGKYVLKPSLEAQNVKSILYVGEDDDGKDMLQVLNDYKKAYAKKIKSFQLQKRIVGVEVAVGAFFNGKEFALPINVNFENKKLFPGNLGPSTGEMGTFMFWSEPNKIYNQTLKKMEAKLAEEHYFGYIDINCIVNGNGIYPLEWTSRFGYPTICIQQEGITMPMGEFFYELAAGTLTKFKTKTGFQIGVRIVVPPFPFTDPETFNVKSKDSVILFNKPTEGVHIEDVKLENGEWLVTGTSGVVLIVCGTGPTMKQAQAQTYSRIKNIMIPHMYYRTDIGDRWFEDFDRLHSWGYFRE from the coding sequence ATGGAAAAAAAGAGATTTTTATTCGTATCGCTCGATGGCCTCATTGGCGATATCGCTTGGCAATTAGTCAAGGAGGGCAACGACGTTAAATACTTCATTGAGCACAAGGAGGAGCGCGAGGTGTCTGACGGTTTCGTTGAGAAAATAGACGATTGGGAGTCGCACGTAGACTGGGCAGACGTCATAATCTTCGACGATGTGCTCGGCCAAGGCAAGAAGGCCAAGAAGCTTCGTGATGCCGGCAAGCTTGTCGTCGGCGGTACGCCTTATACCGATATGCTCGAGGACGATCGTAACTTCGGCCAAGAGGAGCTTAAGAAATACGGCGTTTCGATAGTCCCCTACAACGACTTCACTTCATTCGACGATGCGATAGCTTTCGTCCAGGCCAACCCGGGTAAATACGTCTTGAAGCCATCCTTGGAAGCACAAAACGTAAAGAGTATTCTGTATGTTGGCGAGGATGACGACGGCAAGGATATGTTGCAGGTCTTGAATGATTACAAGAAGGCTTACGCCAAGAAGATTAAGTCATTCCAGTTACAAAAGCGCATCGTGGGCGTAGAGGTGGCGGTTGGCGCATTTTTTAATGGCAAAGAATTCGCCTTGCCCATAAACGTAAACTTCGAGAATAAAAAGCTCTTCCCCGGTAATCTCGGCCCAAGCACGGGCGAGATGGGGACGTTTATGTTCTGGTCCGAGCCTAATAAAATTTACAACCAGACATTAAAAAAGATGGAAGCGAAGTTGGCGGAAGAACACTACTTCGGCTATATAGATATCAACTGCATTGTGAACGGCAACGGCATCTACCCGCTTGAGTGGACATCGCGCTTCGGCTACCCTACTATCTGTATTCAACAAGAAGGCATCACTATGCCGATGGGTGAATTTTTCTACGAGCTCGCGGCCGGTACGCTCACCAAGTTCAAAACTAAAACGGGCTTCCAGATCGGCGTGCGCATTGTCGTGCCGCCATTCCCCTTCACCGACCCGGAGACGTTCAACGTTAAGTCCAAAGACTCTGTCATTCTTTTCAACAAGCCGACAGAAGGCGTGCATATAGAAGATGTTAAGTTAGAGAACGGCGAGTGGCTCGTCACGGGTACCTCTGGCGTCGTCCTCATTGTCTGCGGTACTGGCCCGACAATGAAACAAGCACAGGCACAAACGTATTCCCGCATCAAGAACATCATGATCCCCCACATGTACTACCGCACCGACATTGGCGACAGATGGTTCGAAGACTTCGACCGTCTGCACTCTTGGGGATATTTTAGAGAATAA